CTGGAAGTGGTAGTCAACCAAAACTTGGCCATTGATGGATTTGGTAGGTGTTGGAGATGGATATGTACTCTAAGGAGTTCTGTGTCCAGTGGGTAGTTGGGAATAGTACAACTGCACACACAGTACTGTGTTCTGATGAGACCAGGAAGCACAGGGAGGATGCATACATTTCTCTCACTAATTTCATCATTAGCACTTAGCTATGCAGTCTGCTTTCCTTGAATTGCTTAAACCTGGGGTCTCAATTTGCATCTGCTTTCTGGTGAGGTTCTTGTCCCAACAGCTGCTCACTGGGCTGTCTTTCCACACTTACCGCCCTGCTGCCTCTGGAATTCCAGTGGCACATTGGTTGGAGTTGAAGTATGAGTATGAAAACCTTGATCCTCCCAGAGCAGAGGCAGGCTGAAGTCTATCTTCATCTGCTGTGTCTTCTGGTGTCTCTTTTGACATGCTCTAGGTCTGCTAAAGGACCTTTCCTCCCACTGTTTCCAAAGATCATCTCTCTTTACCCCAATGTTTTTGCTGATTTGCTGCCACTTCCTCACTTTTCCACCAGGTGCATGTGAAGGGACATTAGCTTGCTCCACCTGCCACCTCATCTTTGAGAAAGATGCCTTTCAAAAGCTGGATGCCATCTCAGATGAAGAGATGGACATGTTAGACTTGGCATATGGACTCACAGAGACGTAAGTATACCTGCTGGCAGCAGTAGATGCTAAAAACCCTGCTGAGACAAATTCTCAGCACCTGTTTGGCACCCATTTCCAAAGGAACAGGTTGTTCTGTATTGCAACTGTGCCTCTAGAGCTGTTTTCTGTTGGGTCTTTTGCTTCTGTGAAAAGTAATCTTGGACCAAATATTCCAATGTGAGTTGGGAATTTCTTCCTTTACTGTGGAAACAAATGAACTTcacttaatattttcttctcagatctCGCCTTGGATGCCAGGTGCGCATTAAGAAGTTGATGGATGGTCTGACAGTGCAGGTCCCCGTGGAAGTATCAGATATTAGGAGTCAGCTGGAGgttggaaagcaaagcaagcagtAACCAGAAACAGTTCCTTCACAACCTGCCTCCTTAGGTGTGGAGGGACACTTTGCTTTATGTTAACACCAGTACTCTGCAGCTGGTTTACGTTAGACAATAGAAGTCTGGTTTAGTATATATGACTGTTCAGCAAATCTCTTATTTAAACAAAGCTTAATGCTAGGATTTTCAACATAAGTTTTAAATAAGTGCTTAAGTGCTCTCATGAGCACAACTGGATGAAAACATGTGGCTTTACAATTCCCTGGTAGCAGTAAACATTTGTACTGTATGTAACtcatctccttttaaatttaagtATTCCACTATTCTATGTAGCTACTGGGAATTCTGTGATGTTCTGTTACTTAACTGCAGAGCAGATTTTTCCCAATTTGGGAAGCTTGAGAAGAGATAGCTGTTCCAAAAGCAAGACTGTGCTACTTGGCTTGATGACATCGACAATCTTAGTCTGCTTAGCAGGAGCATTTGAATGC
The Lagopus muta isolate bLagMut1 chromosome 13, bLagMut1 primary, whole genome shotgun sequence genome window above contains:
- the LOC125699688 gene encoding adrenodoxin-like — its product is MIAQGISGLMRPLLSGLKVSKTHFVYFCEVTGQNCLRSKQTSRRGFSSTCKLQCSPGESSSADSVTVHFINRDGERLTTTAKEGESLLEVVVNQNLAIDGFGACEGTLACSTCHLIFEKDAFQKLDAISDEEMDMLDLAYGLTETSRLGCQVRIKKLMDGLTVQVPVEVSDIRSQLEVGKQSKQ